From Meiothermus sp., a single genomic window includes:
- a CDS encoding 2-oxoacid:ferredoxin oxidoreductase subunit beta: MENPNPIPSERAPIKLNTVGLSKKDYDGAPSTLCKGCGHNSIASQIVQVGYELNLRPHEIIKLSGIGCSSKSPAYFLGMSHGFNALHGRMPSVATGALLANHTLKAIGVSGDGDTGSIGMGQFKHLMRRNVRMVYIVENNGVYGLTKGQFSATAEEGLELKYAGHNEFPPIDLCMEAIIAGCGFVARSFAGDAKQVRELLKAALSHRGTALLDIISPCVAFNNEDDSPKSYGYGTKHEQPLHELGFIPYAEEIQIEPMEPGEFRTVRLHDGSLIRLRNLDKDYDPTNKLAALERLLRAQETGEFITGLLYYNPNRPSLAEVEGLSTPLARLSEPQLRPSKRALEQFLQAYR, from the coding sequence ATGGAAAACCCCAACCCCATCCCTTCCGAGCGGGCCCCCATCAAGCTCAATACGGTGGGCCTGAGCAAAAAAGACTACGACGGCGCTCCCAGCACCTTGTGCAAGGGCTGCGGGCACAACAGCATCGCCAGCCAGATCGTCCAGGTTGGTTACGAACTGAACCTGAGGCCCCACGAGATTATCAAGCTCTCGGGCATCGGCTGCTCGTCCAAGTCGCCGGCCTATTTTCTGGGCATGTCCCACGGCTTTAACGCCCTGCACGGCCGGATGCCCAGCGTGGCCACCGGGGCTTTGCTGGCCAACCATACCCTCAAAGCCATTGGGGTCTCGGGCGACGGCGACACCGGCAGCATTGGGATGGGCCAGTTTAAGCACCTGATGCGCCGCAACGTGCGGATGGTCTACATCGTGGAGAACAACGGAGTCTATGGCCTGACCAAAGGCCAGTTCTCGGCCACCGCCGAGGAGGGCCTCGAGCTCAAATATGCCGGCCACAACGAGTTTCCTCCGATTGACCTGTGCATGGAGGCCATCATCGCCGGGTGCGGCTTTGTGGCCCGCAGTTTTGCCGGCGACGCCAAACAGGTGCGCGAACTGCTCAAAGCCGCCCTCTCGCACCGGGGCACCGCCCTGCTCGACATCATCAGCCCCTGCGTAGCCTTCAACAACGAAGATGATAGCCCCAAGAGCTACGGCTATGGCACCAAACACGAGCAGCCCCTGCACGAGCTAGGCTTTATCCCCTACGCCGAAGAAATCCAGATTGAGCCGATGGAACCCGGTGAGTTCCGCACCGTGCGTCTGCACGATGGCTCCCTCATCCGCCTGCGGAACCTGGACAAAGACTACGACCCCACCAACAAACTTGCGGCCCTCGAGCGCCTTTTGCGGGCTCAGGAGACCGGCGAGTTCATCACCGGCCTCCTCTACTACAACCCCAATCGGCCCAGCCTGGCCGAGGTAGAGGGGCTCAGCACCCCCTTAGCCCGGCTCTCCGAGCCGCAACTGCGCCCCAGCAAAAGAGCCCTGGAGCAGTTCTTGCAGGCCTACCGTTAG
- a CDS encoding YdcF family protein encodes MLRRVERLLMAAGLSLLLLPLGLVINPELGLGPLLGLWLGGALLGLYGPTFRILLLGSGLCALLVAAVVFTPLTRVLMNGLVVDEAPQKADLIVVLGGGMHCGAGELEASSLARLVKGLELWRAGYAPRISLSDTMGEIFGDARCPSLGLEARTRVQALYGTEGPEIVLLPQMRTTRTEALAVARVVREQGWNRVLLVTTPAHSRRAAGAFRKLGLEVVSVVSSEPRFDLALTAPADRLQALTPLAREYLGLLKYRLQGWL; translated from the coding sequence ATGTTGAGACGGGTAGAGCGTTTGCTAATGGCGGCAGGGTTGAGCCTGTTGCTCTTGCCGCTGGGGCTGGTGATTAACCCCGAGTTGGGGCTTGGGCCGTTGCTGGGGCTATGGCTGGGGGGTGCGCTCTTGGGTTTATATGGCCCGACCTTCCGGATTTTGCTGCTGGGAAGCGGGCTTTGTGCCCTGCTCGTTGCAGCGGTGGTCTTTACCCCGCTCACCAGGGTACTGATGAACGGGTTGGTTGTTGACGAAGCGCCCCAAAAAGCAGACCTGATCGTGGTGTTGGGGGGCGGGATGCACTGCGGGGCGGGGGAACTCGAGGCCTCCTCGCTGGCCCGGCTGGTCAAGGGCCTGGAGCTCTGGCGGGCCGGATATGCGCCCCGCATTTCCCTCTCCGACACCATGGGCGAGATTTTCGGCGATGCCCGCTGCCCTTCGCTGGGCCTCGAGGCCCGTACGCGCGTGCAAGCCCTTTACGGCACAGAAGGCCCGGAAATCGTCTTGTTGCCCCAGATGCGCACCACCCGCACCGAGGCCCTGGCGGTGGCCCGGGTAGTCAGGGAGCAAGGCTGGAACCGGGTTTTGCTGGTTACCACCCCCGCCCACAGCCGCCGCGCTGCCGGGGCCTTTCGCAAGCTGGGGCTTGAGGTGGTCAGCGTGGTCTCGAGCGAACCCCGCTTCGACCTAGCCCTCACCGCCCCCGCCGACCGCTTGCAAGCCCTCACCCCCCTGGCGCGGGAGTATCTGGGGCTGCTGAAGTACCGTTTGCAGGGGTGGTTGTAG
- a CDS encoding acyl-CoA dehydrogenase family protein, translated as MAVLTTDQKMVLDMVRAVSREVLWELAPEYDRSGQYPWPQLQKLGQLGLLGMTTPEAWGGAGLDAVTWALALEEIAAADPSVAVILSVTSGLPQYLLNRFGTEAQKKKYLVPLAKGEWIGAFSLTEPHAGSDPASLKAAARKVPGGWLLDGLKSWVTSGGQAQMYVVMARSEAGISSFIVEKDTPGLSFGKPEDKMGLHAAHTCELRLEGVFVPEENLLGQEGRGLAQALAGLDSGRIGIAAQAVGMARAAFEIAKQYADERTQFGQKIREFQGVGFKLAEMHTQIAAARALVLEAAAKKDRGEKYTLEASTAKLFASDVAVGVTRNAVQILGGYGYHREYRVERYYRDAKITEIYEGTSEIQKLVIARELYR; from the coding sequence ATGGCCGTTCTGACCACCGATCAAAAAATGGTGCTGGACATGGTGCGGGCGGTTTCCCGCGAGGTTTTGTGGGAGCTGGCGCCGGAGTACGACCGCTCGGGGCAGTACCCCTGGCCCCAGCTCCAAAAGCTGGGCCAGCTAGGCTTGCTGGGCATGACCACCCCCGAAGCCTGGGGCGGGGCCGGGCTCGACGCGGTCACCTGGGCCCTGGCCCTGGAAGAAATCGCCGCGGCCGACCCCAGCGTGGCGGTGATTCTCTCGGTTACCTCGGGATTACCGCAGTACCTGCTGAACCGGTTTGGCACCGAGGCTCAGAAAAAGAAGTACCTGGTGCCGCTGGCCAAGGGCGAGTGGATCGGGGCCTTCTCCCTCACCGAACCACACGCCGGCTCCGACCCGGCTTCCCTAAAAGCTGCAGCTCGCAAAGTGCCGGGGGGTTGGCTGCTGGACGGCCTTAAGAGCTGGGTTACGTCGGGGGGGCAGGCCCAGATGTATGTGGTGATGGCCCGGAGCGAGGCCGGCATCAGCAGCTTTATTGTGGAAAAAGACACGCCCGGCCTCAGCTTTGGCAAACCAGAGGACAAGATGGGCCTTCACGCTGCGCACACCTGTGAACTGCGCTTGGAGGGGGTCTTTGTACCGGAGGAAAACCTGCTCGGGCAGGAGGGCCGGGGGCTAGCCCAGGCCCTAGCCGGGCTGGACTCCGGACGCATCGGCATTGCCGCCCAGGCGGTGGGTATGGCCCGTGCCGCCTTTGAGATCGCCAAGCAGTACGCCGATGAGCGCACCCAGTTCGGCCAGAAGATTCGGGAGTTCCAGGGGGTGGGCTTCAAACTGGCCGAGATGCACACCCAGATTGCCGCTGCGCGGGCCCTGGTGCTCGAGGCCGCCGCCAAAAAAGACCGCGGGGAGAAGTACACCCTCGAGGCCTCTACCGCCAAGCTCTTCGCCTCGGACGTTGCGGTGGGCGTAACCCGCAATGCAGTCCAGATTCTGGGTGGCTACGGCTACCACCGCGAGTACCGGGTGGAGCGCTACTATCGCGACGCCAAAATCACCGAAATTTACGAGGGCACCAGCGAGATTCAAAAGCTGGTTATTGCCAGGGAACTGTACCGATAA
- a CDS encoding NAD(P)H-dependent oxidoreductase, which yields MNVLIVYAHPNPASFNAAMRDLAVRALSQAGHSILLSDLYTMRFNPVLSAQELQGDLREIQPEIEKVRRADLLLFQFPNWWYGMPAILKGWIDRVFAYGFAYDDEHSFETGLLRGKKAMLSLTVGAREDYFREAPQRDLMRVLEPIHYGIFAYCGMEVLPPFIAYGPGEMSEAERKATLEAFREHLQKLPELTPLRFS from the coding sequence ATGAATGTGCTCATTGTGTATGCCCATCCCAACCCCGCCTCGTTTAATGCAGCCATGCGCGACCTGGCAGTGCGGGCTTTGAGCCAGGCTGGACACAGCATTCTGCTTTCCGACCTCTACACCATGCGTTTCAACCCGGTACTGAGCGCGCAAGAGTTGCAGGGCGACCTGCGCGAGATTCAGCCCGAGATCGAGAAGGTTCGCCGGGCCGACCTGCTCTTGTTTCAGTTTCCCAATTGGTGGTACGGAATGCCCGCCATCTTGAAGGGCTGGATAGACCGGGTGTTTGCCTATGGCTTTGCCTACGACGACGAACACTCCTTTGAAACCGGCCTTTTGCGGGGCAAAAAAGCCATGCTGAGCCTCACCGTAGGCGCCCGCGAGGATTACTTCCGCGAGGCGCCCCAGCGCGACCTCATGCGGGTACTCGAGCCCATCCACTACGGCATTTTTGCTTATTGTGGCATGGAGGTACTGCCCCCTTTTATCGCCTACGGGCCGGGGGAGATGAGCGAGGCCGAGCGCAAGGCCACCCTCGAGGCCTTCCGCGAACACCTGCAAAAACTACCGGAACTCACACCCCTTCGCTTCAGCTAA
- a CDS encoding serine hydrolase, producing the protein MHRRTLLKGLATLLAGARGFAQTAPQPNNPSFHRVAADYSAQNRGISLLVMVDGQIVFEDYPGRGSPDRAHELASGTKSFCGVMAVAAAQDGLVSLDEPLAQTLTEWQGDPLRSQITLSQLLHLTSGIPGGTLARPPTYQAAIQTPAEAPPDTRFSYGPIPFQIFGEVMRRKLQGDPLLYLERRIFRPIGLEYAFWRRGSDGHPHLPSGAFLTARNWARFGELVRTGGLWQGRRVLQADLLEKCFEPSRVNPLYGLTWWLGRPISPAQRAAIGRVGQDIGSLASTPGLPDDLAVAAGAGDQRLYISRKLKLVVVRQAEGIVESLAGRRTAFSDATFLRLLLTGQP; encoded by the coding sequence ATGCACCGCCGCACCCTTCTCAAGGGCCTCGCCACCCTGCTGGCAGGCGCTCGTGGGTTCGCACAAACCGCACCTCAACCCAATAACCCCTCTTTTCACCGAGTGGCCGCCGACTACTCCGCCCAAAACCGGGGCATTTCGTTGCTGGTAATGGTAGACGGCCAGATTGTGTTCGAGGACTACCCTGGCAGGGGCAGCCCCGACCGGGCTCACGAGCTGGCCAGCGGCACCAAAAGTTTTTGTGGGGTGATGGCCGTGGCGGCTGCGCAGGACGGGCTCGTCTCGCTGGACGAGCCCCTGGCCCAAACCCTGACCGAGTGGCAGGGCGACCCCTTGCGTTCACAGATCACCCTGAGCCAGCTTTTGCACCTCACCAGCGGCATTCCCGGCGGCACCCTGGCCCGCCCCCCCACCTACCAGGCCGCCATTCAAACCCCCGCCGAAGCCCCGCCCGACACACGCTTTTCCTATGGCCCTATCCCCTTTCAGATTTTTGGCGAGGTGATGCGCCGCAAACTACAGGGCGACCCTCTTTTGTATCTGGAGCGCCGTATCTTCAGGCCCATTGGCCTCGAGTACGCCTTCTGGCGCCGCGGATCCGACGGCCACCCCCACCTGCCCTCCGGAGCCTTCCTGACCGCCCGCAACTGGGCCCGGTTTGGCGAGCTGGTACGCACCGGAGGGCTCTGGCAAGGGCGGCGGGTTTTGCAGGCCGACCTGCTGGAAAAGTGCTTCGAACCCTCGAGGGTTAACCCCCTCTACGGCCTGACCTGGTGGCTGGGCCGCCCCATCAGCCCGGCACAGCGGGCCGCCATTGGCCGCGTGGGACAGGACATAGGCTCGCTGGCAAGCACCCCTGGTCTGCCCGACGACCTGGCGGTTGCAGCAGGGGCCGGCGACCAACGGCTGTACATCAGCCGCAAGCTAAAGCTGGTGGTGGTACGCCAGGCCGAGGGCATTGTAGAAAGCCTTGCGGGTCGTAGAACGGCCTTTTCGGATGCCACCTTTCTGCGCCTATTGCTCACCGGCCAGCCATAA
- a CDS encoding 5-formyltetrahydrofolate cyclo-ligase gives MTQGEVREMVWSALAQHRAAAYPTPPHGHHPNFVGASRAAERLMALKLWQLATVVLAGPDQVLKPLREAALKSGKIVLMPHPDKAGQFLSLEGLLPHQLKRVREIAQLGKPIELGQTAVDLVLVGSVAVDEQLNWIGKGYGFPYKHLHVAAPWVTLAHTLMVFDRLPCEPERRLDLVVTPHQVIP, from the coding sequence GTGACGCAAGGTGAAGTGCGCGAAATGGTCTGGAGCGCTCTGGCGCAGCATCGGGCCGCTGCCTACCCCACCCCACCCCACGGACACCACCCCAACTTTGTGGGAGCCAGCCGAGCCGCCGAGCGCCTGATGGCCTTGAAACTGTGGCAACTGGCCACGGTGGTGCTGGCCGGCCCCGACCAGGTGCTCAAACCCTTACGAGAGGCCGCTCTGAAGTCAGGAAAAATCGTCCTCATGCCCCATCCGGACAAGGCCGGGCAGTTTCTGAGCCTCGAGGGCCTGCTGCCCCATCAGCTCAAGCGGGTGCGGGAAATAGCCCAGCTGGGCAAACCCATTGAACTAGGCCAGACCGCGGTTGACCTGGTGCTGGTGGGAAGCGTGGCGGTGGACGAGCAACTCAACTGGATCGGCAAGGGCTACGGCTTTCCTTACAAACACCTACACGTAGCCGCCCCCTGGGTCACCCTGGCCCACACCCTAATGGTGTTTGACCGGCTGCCCTGCGAGCCAGAGCGCAGGCTTGACTTGGTGGTAACTCCCCATCAGGTTATCCCCTGA